The Hymenobacter oligotrophus genome has a window encoding:
- a CDS encoding RagB/SusD family nutrient uptake outer membrane protein, which produces MKKYLLLLSLLCIGLGSCDKEYLDPSAARQQDVLATSDGLITVCNGLQYRYTVGGALSVLYNQVAAGGLSTRELLILNVGNIEEFNVSEGGTSLRTDNGVVRNLWSQTQLVRANADLVLANAGNAGDAGTRSGIVAYASIFRALALGTQVQFFEQAPLVTGSNAPFAPRQEVLQSAITQLEAAATQLTANPVSADFNSKIVPGIDLPNTLQALIARYSLMAGDYDRAIAAAGRVSPTSRSVFNFDENTRNPLFEAAFGNRNVFEPTDANLGLSGALVPESGDRRIPFYVRLNPTATQNRGLGFYTAASAPIPVYVPNEMLLIRAEAYARKNDLANAVTELSRVRTSTAAAQLNSSNQPIAPPGAGLAPYAGPLTQEAVLLDIYRNRLVELAFQGFRLEDSRRFGRPGPGAAGAERNRNFFPYPRVERENNSATPNDPNI; this is translated from the coding sequence ATGAAAAAATACCTTCTGCTGCTGTCGTTGCTGTGCATTGGCTTGGGCAGCTGCGACAAAGAATACCTCGACCCCAGCGCCGCCCGCCAGCAAGATGTGCTGGCCACTTCCGACGGCCTGATTACCGTGTGCAACGGCCTGCAATACCGCTACACCGTGGGCGGCGCCCTGAGCGTGCTGTACAACCAGGTGGCCGCCGGCGGCCTGAGCACCCGCGAGCTGCTGATTTTGAACGTGGGCAATATTGAGGAGTTTAACGTGAGCGAAGGCGGCACCAGCCTGCGCACCGACAACGGCGTGGTGCGCAACCTCTGGAGCCAAACGCAGCTGGTGCGGGCCAACGCCGATTTGGTGCTGGCCAACGCCGGCAACGCCGGCGACGCGGGCACGCGCAGCGGCATTGTGGCGTATGCCTCCATCTTTCGGGCGCTGGCCCTAGGTACGCAGGTGCAGTTTTTCGAGCAGGCACCGTTGGTTACCGGCTCCAACGCGCCGTTTGCGCCGCGGCAAGAGGTGTTGCAATCGGCCATTACGCAGCTCGAGGCGGCTGCTACCCAGCTAACCGCCAACCCCGTTTCGGCCGATTTCAACAGCAAAATTGTGCCTGGCATCGACTTGCCCAACACCTTGCAGGCCCTGATTGCCCGCTACAGCCTGATGGCCGGCGACTACGACCGCGCCATTGCCGCCGCGGGGCGCGTGTCGCCCACAAGCCGCTCGGTATTCAACTTCGACGAAAACACCCGCAACCCATTGTTTGAGGCGGCCTTCGGCAACCGCAACGTGTTCGAGCCTACCGATGCCAACTTGGGCCTTTCGGGCGCCTTGGTACCCGAAAGCGGCGACCGGCGCATTCCGTTTTACGTGCGCCTGAACCCCACCGCCACCCAAAACCGCGGCCTGGGCTTTTACACGGCAGCCAGCGCGCCCATTCCGGTGTACGTGCCCAACGAAATGCTGCTGATTCGGGCCGAAGCCTACGCCCGCAAAAACGACCTCGCCAACGCCGTAACCGAGCTTAGCCGCGTGCGCACCAGCACGGCCGCCGCGCAGCTAAACTCAAGCAACCAGCCCATAGCGCCTCCGGGGGCCGGGCTGGCGCCGTACGCGGGCCCGCTTACGCAGGAGGCTGTGCTGCTCGATATTTACCGCAACCGGTTGGTGGAGCTGGCTTTTCAGGGCTTCCGGCTCGAAGACAGCCGGCGCTTTGGGCGCCCCGGGCCGGGCGCAGCCGGTGCCGAGCGCAACCGCAATTTCTTCCCGTACCCACGGGTAGAGCGCGAAAACAACTCCGCCACCCCCAACGACCCCAACATCTAA